The Aureimonas populi genome includes the window CTGGCCGGCCTTCTCAACCAGACCTATGGCTACGATATCGGCTTCGCGCGCTGGATGAGCATCGGCGTGCCGGTGGCCGCGGTGATGCTGGTGCTGTGCTGGCTGCTGCTCACTCGCTTCGCCATCCGCCTGCCTCGCGTGGAGATCGAGGGTGCGGGCGAGCTCATCCGCGACGAGCTGTCCAAGCTCGGCCCCTGGCGGCCGGCGGAGGTGCGCGTCGGGATCGTCTTCCTCGTCACCGCCACGGCCTGGATCTTCCGCACCATCCTCGACGATTACATTCCCGGCCTGTCCGATTCCTCCATCGCCATCCTGGCCGCCCTGGTGCTGTTCTCGGTGCCTTCCGGCGAGCCGAAGGGCGGGGCGCTGATGGACTGGAACACGGCCATGGGCCTGCCCTGGGGCGTGCTGATCCTGTTCGGCGGGGGCCTGAGCCTCGCGGCGGCGGTGACGGGCACCGGGCTCGACACATGGATCGGCTCGCTTCTCGGCGATGCCGCCAGGGGTCTGCCCCTCTTGGCCGTGGTCGCGCTGGTGGTGGTGGTGGTGCTCTTCCTCACCGAGTTCATCTCCAACACCGCCACCGCGGCCGCCTTCGTGCCGCTGGTGGCCGCGCTGGCCATCAGCCTTGGAGAGAACCCGCTGATCCTGGCGATCCCCGCCACCTTCGCCGCCGCCATGGCCTTCATGCTGCCCGTCGCCACGCCCCCCAACGCGCTGGTCTTCGGCTCAGGCCATGTCAGCCTGCCGCAGATGGCGCGCAACGGCTTCTGGCTGAACATCGTGGCCATGGTGGTGATCTCCACCTTCGCCTACTGGCTGGTCATGCTGCTGTTCGGCGTGACGGCGGGCGAGATCCCGGGCTGGGCCGCACGCGCGGGGCTGGACGACTGACATCCCTCACGGGCGGCTGGCGAAAGCGTGAGCCCGGCGCCCGGTTCGCAAACCTTTTGGTTTCGATTAGCAGCGATAGTGGCGTTTTCTCCGGCCGCATGCACCTTCCACGGGCAGGCCGGCCGTCTTCGAGGAGTGAAACATGCAGATGATTGCCAGGCTGGGGCGAGGCGCGCTCGTCGCGGGAGCCCTTCTCTTCGGCGCCGTGCCGGCTCTTGCGCAGAGCTGCGGGGACACGGCCTCGGGCTTCGGCCCGTGGCTCGAGGGTTTCAAGGGAACCGCCGCCAGCGCCGGGATTTCGCAGAACACGATCAACACCGCGCTCGGGGGCGTGACCTACAATTCGGAGGTCATCCGTCTCGACCGCAACCAGCGCTCCTTCCGCCTGTCGCTGGACGAGTTCATGGAGCGCCGCGCGCCCGCCTCCTTCGTGCAGCGCGGCAAGCGCATCATGGCCGAAAACCGCCAGATCCTCGACCGCGTGGAAAGCCAGTACGGCGTGCCGCGCGAGATCCTGGTCGCCATCTGGGGCATGGAGACGGGCTTCGGCGCCAATTCCGGCAACATGAACATCTTCCGCTCGCTAGCCACGCTCGCCTACGACTGCCGGCGATCGGACTTCTTCACCAACGAGCTGTTCGCCGCGCTCCAGATCGTCGACCGGGGCGACAAGCGCGCGCAGGACATGGTGGGCGCCTGGGCCGGAGAGATCGGGCAGACCCAGTTCCTCGCCTCCAACTATCTGCGCTACGCGGTGGATGGCGACGGCGACGGGCGGCGCGACCTCATCCGCTCGCGCGCCGACGTTCTGGCCTCCACCGCCAACTTCCTGCGCCAGCACGGCTGGCAGCCGGGCGCCGGCTACATGGAGGGCCAGCCCAACTTCGCGCGGCTGCGCGACTGGAACCGCGCCGGCGTCTACCAGCAGGCCCTGGCCCTCTTCGCCTCGCGCCTCGCGCAATAGGACGCGCAAGGCCCCGGCGGAGAAACCGCCGGGGCCTTTCCTATTCGCCGTCCAGCTCGCGATAATGCCGGAAAATGCCGTTCTCGTTGAAGGGCAGGCGCCGGTCGCTCTTCAGATAGGCCGCGATCTTTTCCTGCACGCGCACTGTCTCCACGAGCGCGCGCACGCCTGGATAATCGCCCTCGATCACCCGCATCCGCTTCGGGAAGGCGTAGCGCAGGCCTTCCACGAGCTGGAACAGGCCGAGATCGGCATAGGTGAGGCGCCGCCCCGCGAGATAGCCGGAGCCGTTCGCCTCGATCAGCTTCTCGTACCATCGCAGGAACTTGACCATCCGCTCCTCGCGGAATTCCGCCGCGCGTCGGCGTGCCTCGGGCTTCTGGTCTTCGTAATAAAGCCCGATGCCGACCGGGTGGTGCACGTCGTGCGCCTCGGCCACCGCGTCGGCCGTCGTCAGCGCGATGGAGCGAGCGAACTGCCGGTCCGCCTCGCTCTCCGGCGCCAGCCCCAGCTTCTCGCCGAGATAGGCCGCGATGACGCCTGCCTGCGAAACGACCGTATCGCCGTCCACCAGGAAGGGCGGCGCGAAGGGTATATGCGGCCCGCGCCCCTCCTGGAACGCGCTCATCGCCGCCATGCCCCCGCCCTCCTCCTCCGGCAGGCGCACAACGTCGCGATAGGGCGCGCCGGCCGCCTCCAGCACGAGGCGGGGAAACTCGCCGCGCCCCGGGATTTCGGCCCAGTAATAGAGATCATAGACCATCAGACGCCGATATCCTCGCGCCGGGCCGGCTCATGGATCGGGCAGCCGTTGAAGCGCCCCCGGAAGGCGGCCGACATTTCGTAAGAGGGCTTGCGCACGCGCATGATGGAGCCGAGCGGGCGATGGGCGGCCAGCGTGTGCCAGGGCGAGAAAGCCAAGCCGTCGTCGAGTTTGCGGGCGCGCTCCTCGCTCCACGAGTCCTGGCTCGCCACGCGGATGCGCGCCACCGGCAGATAGGGGCTCCCCGTTTGCGGCCAGACCACCGACGCGTCCTCCAGCGGCATGGTCTTCGGATCGGTGAGGAGCTGGGCGCGCACCTCCCAGACACCCTCCCCGCGCTCGAAAAACGCCTGCACCGCCTCGCGCAGCGCGTCCGGGCGCCCCATGGAATGGACAGGTGCATCCTTGAGCGCCTTGAGGCCGGGCGAAACAGGGACAACGGTCAGCTTGGCCATGTAGCGGCCGAAGAGGATCGGCGCCTGCGTGAAGAAGGTCTCCCCAAGGATATGCGTATCGGGATGGCCGCCGAGCGCCTTCAACGTCGCGCTTTCCCCGCCCACGGCCTCCAGCGTGCTTTCCGCCCCGCGCAACGCGGCCGAAAGCACCTTCTTCAGGATTTGCGGCTGGTCCGTCGTGCGGGAGAGCAGCTTGAGGTTCTTCAGGAAGGCCGCTGCGGTGGGCGCCACGAAAGCCGGGCCGTTGACTGTGACGAAGTCCTGCGTCCGCTCGCCCTCCGCTCCCGGCAGGCGCTCGCCCTCCACGCCCACCACCTTGATCGCAAGGCCGCGCGGCGTGGTGACGGAATCGTCCAGAAGGTCACCCGGATTGGTCGAGAAGCGCAGGATGACGGGGTAGGTCCGCGCTTGCGAGAACAGGCCTTGGCGCAACTCCGCGCACAGGCCGCCCAGCACCTCGAACTCGCCGACCAGAAGGCCGTGGGCCTTGGCGTGGACGCTGCGCACCGCATGGCCGTAATCGGTCGAGGTGATCTCGACGATCCGGCGCATTTCCTCGCGCAACGCCTCGGCCGTCCGCGCCTCGTTCTCCTCCTCCACCTCGAAGGCCGGATCGTAGGCGACGGGTCGGCGGGCGATCTTCTGGTAGAGCGACGGCATGAGCGGCCCCTGGCATGGAGGGAGGATACCGCTCGAACGCCCGCGCCATGGCGGGCGTTCCGTTTCCCG containing:
- a CDS encoding SLC13 family permease; translation: MAEAAQTKRKETEAPSLPWKPLPIFGGLALFALVLLLPPPPGLSPEGWRVVATAVLMIAWWISEAIPVPVTALVPIAALPMLNVSPIGAATAPYGDPVIFLFMGGFVLALAMERSNLHRRIALNIVARTGTQQHRVVAGFMAATAFCSMWVSNTATAVMMLPVALSVAGLLGNDGADGRRFSLALLLSVAYAASIGGITTLIGTPPNALLAGLLNQTYGYDIGFARWMSIGVPVAAVMLVLCWLLLTRFAIRLPRVEIEGAGELIRDELSKLGPWRPAEVRVGIVFLVTATAWIFRTILDDYIPGLSDSSIAILAALVLFSVPSGEPKGGALMDWNTAMGLPWGVLILFGGGLSLAAAVTGTGLDTWIGSLLGDAARGLPLLAVVALVVVVVLFLTEFISNTATAAAFVPLVAALAISLGENPLILAIPATFAAAMAFMLPVATPPNALVFGSGHVSLPQMARNGFWLNIVAMVVISTFAYWLVMLLFGVTAGEIPGWAARAGLDD
- a CDS encoding lytic murein transglycosylase, with protein sequence MQMIARLGRGALVAGALLFGAVPALAQSCGDTASGFGPWLEGFKGTAASAGISQNTINTALGGVTYNSEVIRLDRNQRSFRLSLDEFMERRAPASFVQRGKRIMAENRQILDRVESQYGVPREILVAIWGMETGFGANSGNMNIFRSLATLAYDCRRSDFFTNELFAALQIVDRGDKRAQDMVGAWAGEIGQTQFLASNYLRYAVDGDGDGRRDLIRSRADVLASTANFLRQHGWQPGAGYMEGQPNFARLRDWNRAGVYQQALALFASRLAQ
- a CDS encoding glutathione S-transferase family protein, whose translation is MVYDLYYWAEIPGRGEFPRLVLEAAGAPYRDVVRLPEEEGGGMAAMSAFQEGRGPHIPFAPPFLVDGDTVVSQAGVIAAYLGEKLGLAPESEADRQFARSIALTTADAVAEAHDVHHPVGIGLYYEDQKPEARRRAAEFREERMVKFLRWYEKLIEANGSGYLAGRRLTYADLGLFQLVEGLRYAFPKRMRVIEGDYPGVRALVETVRVQEKIAAYLKSDRRLPFNENGIFRHYRELDGE
- a CDS encoding catalase family protein — protein: MPSLYQKIARRPVAYDPAFEVEEENEARTAEALREEMRRIVEITSTDYGHAVRSVHAKAHGLLVGEFEVLGGLCAELRQGLFSQARTYPVILRFSTNPGDLLDDSVTTPRGLAIKVVGVEGERLPGAEGERTQDFVTVNGPAFVAPTAAAFLKNLKLLSRTTDQPQILKKVLSAALRGAESTLEAVGGESATLKALGGHPDTHILGETFFTQAPILFGRYMAKLTVVPVSPGLKALKDAPVHSMGRPDALREAVQAFFERGEGVWEVRAQLLTDPKTMPLEDASVVWPQTGSPYLPVARIRVASQDSWSEERARKLDDGLAFSPWHTLAAHRPLGSIMRVRKPSYEMSAAFRGRFNGCPIHEPARREDIGV